From Oncorhynchus mykiss isolate Arlee chromosome 6, USDA_OmykA_1.1, whole genome shotgun sequence, the proteins below share one genomic window:
- the LOC110525798 gene encoding uncharacterized protein LOC110525798 gives MQQCFCLSLREAYAPAVEVFCSICTVRSSSVSLLHLSLPLSMAVQLVVALLALASLSAASAPDCKELVKPLVLEDHTELYGKWVYVMGSADHLFFQNALGTLKSSWIDLSATSDHKVVTLRWGDRIDGKCIVGTTHATISGTTSTVHIHLSEHKGQYLETCPDCLLWSDTSRNGDVTGRYLLLFTRTGKMDHTYLDTYKKQAECLNFPEKHQTYDGKTELCPDDKEEKKVVEEKVVVEEEIMEEIMEEKQPTEEEKATEEKATEEEKATEEEKATEEEKATEEEKATAEEKATAEEKATEEEKATEEEKATEEEKATEEEKATEEEKATAEEKTTK, from the exons ATGCAACAGTGTTTTTGTCTAAGCCTCCGGGAGGCATATGCCCCAGCAGTAGAGGTGTTCTGCTCTATCTGTACTGTACGATCGTCCTCAGTGtctctgctccatctctctctacctctctctatggCTGTTCAGCTGGTTGTAGCTCTCCTGGCACTAGCCTCTCTGAGTGCTGCATCTGCACCGGACTGTAAAGAACTGGTCAAACCCCTGGTACTGGAGGACCATACCGAG ctctatggcAAATGGGTGTATGTGATGGGGTCTGCGGATCATTTATTCTTCCAAAATGCTTTGGGGACTCTGAAAAGCTCCTGGATAGACCTGTCGGCTACATCGGACCATAAAGTAGTCACCCTAAGATGGGGAGACCGCAT TGATGGAAAATGCATCGTGGGTACAACACATGCTACCATCTCCGGCACCACTTCCACAGTACACA TTCATTTGTCTGAACACAAAGGCCAGTACCTGGAGACCTGCCCTGACTGCCTGCTTTGGTCAGACACATCTCGTAATGGAGATGTCACTGGCAGATACCTGCTCCTGTTCA caAGGACAGGGAAAATGGATCACACATACCTGGACACCTATAAGaaacaggcagagtgtctgaaCTTCCCAGAGAAACACCAGACCTACGATGGAAAAACAG AGCTGTGCCCTGATgacaaggaggagaagaaggtggtggaggagaaggtggtggtggaggaggagattaTGGAGGAGATTATGGAGGAGAAGCAGCCTACGGAGGAGGAGAAGGCTACGGAGGAGAAGGCTACGGAGGAGGAGAAGGCTACGGAGGAGGAGAAGGCTACGGAGGAGGAGAAGGCTACGGAGGAGGAGAAGGCTACAGCGGAGGAGAAGGCTACAGCGGAGGAGAAGgctacagaggaggagaaggctacagaggaggagaaggctacagaggaggagaaggctacagaggaggagaaggctacagaggaggagaaggctaCAGCGGAGGAGAAGACAACAAAGTGA
- the LOC110525800 gene encoding endoplasmic reticulum-Golgi intermediate compartment protein 2, which produces MRRLVSRKKALTLVKELDAFPKVPESYVETTASGGTVSLIAFTAMALLAFLEFFVYRDTWMQYEYEVDKDFSSKLRINIDITVAMRCQFVGADVLDLAETMVASDGLHYEPVTFDLSPQQRLWHRTLLMIQDRLREEHSLQDVIFKTVLKGSPTALPPREDSPSQSPAACRIHGHLYVNKVAGNFHITVGKAIPHPRGHAHLAALVSHDTYNFSHRIDHLSFGEEIPGIINPLDGTEKVCTDHNQMFQYFITIVPTKLNTYQISADTNQYSVTERERVINHAVGSHGVSGIFMKYDISSLMVKVTEQHMPLWRFLVRLCGIIGGIFSTTGMIHGMVGFLVDVICCRLQLGVYKPREMGLLDDHVKNEAPAPPLEATENHTH; this is translated from the exons ATGAGGAGACTAGTGTCCCGGAAGAAGGCTCTAACCCTGGTGAAGGAGCTGGATGCATTCCCTAAGGTTCCAGAGAGCTATGTGGAAACCACAGCCAGTGGGGGAACAG TGTCCCTGATAGCCTTCACAGCCATGGCTCTGCTGGCTTTCCTTGAGTTCTTTGTCTATCGAGACACATGGATGCAGTATGAGTATGAAGTTGATAAAGACTTCTCCAG TAAATTAAGAATAAACATAGACATCACAGTTGCCATGAGGTGTCAAT TTGTAGGTGCAGATGTCCTAGACTTGGCAGAGACCATGGTAGCTTCAGATGGCCTACATTATGAGCCA GTCACCTTTGACCTCTCTCCTCAGCAAAGGCTGTGGCACAG AACTCTGCTGATGATCCAGGACCGTCTTAGGGAGGAACACTCGCTGCAGGATGTGATCTTCAAGACAGTCCTGAAAGGATCCCCCACCGCCCTTCCTCCCAG AGAGGACAGCCCCTCCCAGTCGCCTGCGGCCTGCAGGATACACGGCCATCTTTATGTCAACAAGGTGGCTGGCAACTTCCACATCACTGTGGGCAA GGCTATCCCACATCCTAGAGGCCACGCCCATCTAGCGGCCCTCGTCAGCCACGATA CATACAACTTCTCCCATCGCATCGACCATCTGTCGTTCGGAGAGGAGATCCCAGGGATCATCAACCCTCTGGACGGGACAGAGAAAGTCTGCACTGACC ATAATCAGATGTTTCAGTACTTCATCACCATAGTGCCCACTAAACTGAACACCTACCAGATCTCAGCAGACACAAACCAGTACTCTGTCACCGAAAGG GAGCGGGTGATCAACCACGCGGTGGGCAGCCACGGAGTATCTGGGATCTTTATGAAGTATGACATCAGCTCGTTGATGGTGAAAGTCACCGAGCAGCACATGCCCCTGTGGAGGTTCCTCGTCAGGCTTTGTGGCATCATCGGAGGCATTTTCTCCACCACAG GTATGATCCATGGAATGGTGGGCTTCCTGGTGGACGTCATCTGCTGTCGCCTCCAACTAGGAGTCTACAAACCCCGGGAG aTGGGCCTGCTGGACGACCATGTAAAAAACGAAGCCCCTGCCCCACCCCTGGAAGCTACAGAAAACCACACCCACTGA